DNA from Dehalococcoidia bacterium:
GACGATCAGCGCCGGGCGCAGCGGCAGCAGGCTCAGCGCCGTGGCGGCGTACAGCACGGCGGAGACGCCGTAGGCGCCCGCCAGGCCGGCGGTGGCGATCAGCAGTCCGCCGACGGCCGGACCCAGCACGAAGGCGAACTGCTGCACCGTGGTGCTGACGGCCACGGCGTTGGCGAAGGTCTCGCGCGTCACCAGTTGCGGCAACAGCGCCTGGCGCGCCGGGTTCTCAAAGGCGGAAGCGAGGGCGATGGCGAAGGTGAGCGTGAAGACCAGCGCCAGGCCGCCGCGGTTGTGCGGGCTGGTCGCCATCAGCGCCAGCGAGCAGGCGAGCGGCGGGAACTGTGCGAGCAGCATCACGCGGCGGCGATCGAAGCTGTCGGCCACGGCGCCGCCGAGCAGGCCGGCCAGCAGCGCCGGCAGAAAGCGCACCAGGCCGAGCACGCCCAGGGCCAGCGCCGAGTTGGAGATGCGGTAGACCTGCCAGGCGATCGCCGCGCTCTGCAGCGTTGTCGCGGTGGCGGACCAGAGGCGGCTGAGCAGGAAGAAGCGGAAATTGGGCTGGCGGGCGGCGGCGAAGGGATCGTGCCGCGGCGGCGGGGCGCTGGCGTCGCTGGTGGCTAATTTCGCCAGGGTGCGATCCTCCGGCGGCCGCGCGACCGGCGCCGAGGCTCAGCGTACAGGATCGCCGCGGCACGGGCCACGCGGCATTCGGCCCTCACCCCCGTCCCCCTCGCCCAATCCTGGGCGAGGGGGACGGGGGTGAGGGCCGAGGCTTCCCTGTCGCACTCCCGGCGCTTATGCATAGGAGCATGAGCGCAAGCGAACGGGAGCCGGCCGCCACGCCGGCGGCGCCATCGCCCGCGGCGCTGCCGTCGGACAACACCCGCCTGCTGCAGCTGAGCGACGGCGTCTTCGCCGTGGCGATGACGCTGCTCGTCTTCGGACTGACGCCGCCGGACCCGCGCAGCACACCGCCCGACCGTCTGGTCCAGGCCGTGCGCGACCAGTGGCCGCACTTCCTCAGCTACACGCTCAGCTTCGTGGTGATCGGCAGTCTCTGGATCACCCACCACCGCATCTTCCGCTATCTCAAGAGCCACGACGGCCCGCTGATCTGGTTGAACCTGCTGGTGCTGCTTTGCGTCGCCCTTCTGCCCTATCCCACGGAAGTGATGGGCGAGTACGGCTCGCGTTCGTTCCCGGTCGGCTTGTACGCCGCCAGCATGGGCGTCACCTCGCTCTCGCTCAACCTGCTCTGGTTCTACGCGCGCCATGACCCGCGCCTGGTGAACGAGGATCTGCCGGTAAGCGCCCGCCGTTTCTATCCCTGGCGCGGTCTCGTCACAACGGTCGTGTTCTTCGCATCGGCGCCGCTGGCCGCGATCGATCCGGCGATGGCGCAGCGCTCCTGGGCGCTGATCGCCCTGGCGATTCCGATCATCTACCGCCTCACGCGCGAGACGGAGTGAGGCGGCCTCACCCCCGGCCCCTCTCCATGGCATGGAGAGGGGAGGATCATGCTGAGGGCAGGTCAGTCGAGCGCAGCCCCGCATTGCTCTCCATGGCATGGAGAGGGGAGGATCATGCTAAGGGCAGGTCAGTCGAGCGCAGCGCCGTAGAACGCCTCGCCGCGTACGGCGAGGGCGGCGGCATTGAGCTGCAGCAGCTCACCGGCGCGGTTGCTCTGGCCGTTGATCGCCGCGGTGTAGACGATCAGCAGAGCTGCGCTCGCCGGATCCCAGACGGCGTGGTCGATGGTGAACTGGATCGTCTCGATGCGGGCGATGGCGGCGTTCCAGTAGGCGCGCAGCGCGTCCTTGCCGCGCACGGTGGCCGCTCCCACCGTGGCGGCCGCCTTCGGGCTGGTGAACTCGACCTCTTCGGCGAAGTGGGCGAGCACGGCCTCGACGTCTTTGCGGTTCCACTCCTCCGCCCAGCGGCGGGCGAACGCCTGCGCCCGCTCATGCGTCATCGGCTCGGTCGCGCTGCTCGCAGTCATCGGCTGCTCCTCACGGCGGCCGCCCGCGGGTTTGGCCCGGCGAGCGGCCGCGTCCTGTCAACCTCAGTATCCGATCCTCGCCGACCGCGTGTGTTTGGCATTGGCCGCTGAATTGGCAGCGACGGGACGCACGGCGCGGACGCGGCCCGCCGGCTTTGCCCTTTCAAACGGCGCCGGCCTCGCGCTCGCTCTTGTGCGCGACGACCCAGAGGAAGGTGGTCGGCTGGCCGTGCTCCTCGGCCGTCTCCTCCTGGGCGCTGAGCAGCCGCAGGTCCGCCTCCTCAACCAGCCGCCGGTTGGTGGCGCTGTCGAAGTGACTCCAGTACATCGGCGCCCCGAGCCAGTCGTCCTCGTAGCCCGCCGCGGTTGAGTGGGCGCCCATCGTCGCCACCAGCAGCCCGCCGGGCCGCAGCCAGCTCGCGATGCGCTGCAAGAGGCCGGCGTGCTCCTCGCGCGGCAGGTGGATGATCGAGTAGAAGGCGACGACCGCAGCGAAGCTCGCCGGGGCGAAGTCGAGCGCGGCCATGTCCGCCTGGAGAAACGTTGCGCCGGGGATGCGCTCGCGGATCAGCGCGATCTGGCGGGCGGAGATGTCCACGCCGGTCAGCGTGAAGCGCTCGGCCAAACGCGCCGTCGTGGTCGAGCCGGAGCCGCAGCCCAGCTCCAGCACGGCGGCGCCCGCCGGCAGCCGCTCGAAGACGATCGCGGCATAGCGCGCCTTCTCGCCCTTGCGTACCTGCGAACCCCATTCGTGGTGACTGGCGCCGATGCGGTCGTAGCCCTGCTCCACCAGCCGCTTCGGGTCCGTGCTGCGGTCCATGCATCCTCCAGATCGCCGCCGACTGCGCCGGTCGGTGCGCGGTGCCCCATCGATCGCGGGTGGCCGCTCCGCGACCACAGACAGGCGCTCCTCCCGTTTCCCGTAGACGCCGGTGCTCGGAAACGGTTCCGCCGCGCCGCCTCAGGCTGAGCGGTTCAGCACGAGCGGTGCGGGCAGCATTGACATCCTTGCTTTTTCACTCTTACTATTAATTTCATAGTCACTTGCGCTTCAGCGCCGGCTCAGGGAGGGACCGTCATGGCCTTCACCGCGACGCGGACACGCAGCATGCCCTCGAAGTGGCTGACGCTGCTCGCCGTCTGCCTCGGCCTGATGATGCTGATGATCGATACGTTCGTCGTCAACATCGCCTTCCCCGCGATCAGCCGCGGCCTGCACGCCGGCCTCGGCGAGGCGGAGTGGACCGTCTCCGGCTACGTGCTGGTGATGGGTGTGCTGCCGATCGCCATGGGCCGGCTGGGCGACCTCTACGGCCGGCGGCGGCTTTACCTGCTGGGTCTGGCGCTGTTCGTCGGCTCCTCGATCGCCTGCGGGCTGTCGCAAAGTATCGGCGCCCTGATCGTCTTCCGCGTGGCGCAAGGCGCCGGCGCCGCGATCATGACGCCGCTCACCCTCTCGATCGTAACGCATGCCTTTCCTGCCGCGCAGCGCGGGCTGGCGATCGGCATCTGGGGCGGCGTCTCCGGCCTGGGCCTGATCGCCGGGCCGATCCTGGGCGGCCTGCTGGTGCGCGGCGACAACTGGCGCTGGATCTTCTTCATCAACGTGCCCGTGGGCCTGCTGGCGTTCGTGCTGGCGCTGCCTTTCGTGCCCGAATCGCGCGACGAGACCGCCCCGCGCGGCATCGACTGGGGCGGGCTGACGCTGCTCTCGGCCGCGCTCTTCCTCCTCGTCTACGGCCTGACCCGGGCGAACGAGCTGGGCTGGGGCTCGCCGGTGCTTCTCGGCAGCCTGCTGGGCGGCGCGGCGCTGCTGCCGGTGTTCGTCGCGCTGGAGCGGCGCGTGCAGCGGCCGCTGATCGAGCTTTCGCTCTTCCGCAGCCGCACGTTCGTGATCGCCTGCCTCGCCGCCTTTCTCTTCAATGCGGGCGTCTTCGGCAGCCAGCCGTACAGCAGCCTGCTGCTGCAGAACACCTGGGGCTTCTCGCCGCTTGAGGCGGGCTTTGCCTTCGTGCCGGCCACGGCGCTGGTGGCCCTGATGACGCCGGTTTCGGGTATGCTCGGCCAGCGGTTGGGCGGCCGGCTGCGGCTGGTGATGATCGCCGGCTCGCTGCTGGTCGCCGTCTCGGCGCTGTACCTGCTGCGGCTCGACGTGCGCAGCGGCTACGCCGACACCTTCTTGCCGGCCTTCGTGATCCGCGGCGCCGGTATCGGCCTGTTCATCGCCGTGACCTCGCTGGCGGTGATGAGCGCCGTGCCCGTGGCGAAAGCGGGACTCGCCTCCGGCAC
Protein-coding regions in this window:
- a CDS encoding MFS transporter, which codes for MAKLATSDASAPPPRHDPFAAARQPNFRFFLLSRLWSATATTLQSAAIAWQVYRISNSALALGVLGLVRFLPALLAGLLGGAVADSFDRRRVMLLAQFPPLACSLALMATSPHNRGGLALVFTLTFAIALASAFENPARQALLPQLVTRETFANAVAVSTTVQQFAFVLGPAVGGLLIATAGLAGAYGVSAVLYAATALSLLPLRPALIVTPKRAVSLAAVREGVEFVWRRQVLLGAMTLDLFAVIFGGATALLPVYAESVLKVGADGYGLLTAALPVGAVLMAVLLVALPPVQRAGRGLLIAVACFGLLTMLFGASRSFPLSLAAYALVGAADQVSVIMRQTTIQLATPDALRGRVSAVSSVFIGASNQVGAIESGFVAALTSATFSVVSGGAAVLAVVAAVTAGMPELRRYRLGDGE
- a CDS encoding TMEM175 family protein; this translates as MSASEREPAATPAAPSPAALPSDNTRLLQLSDGVFAVAMTLLVFGLTPPDPRSTPPDRLVQAVRDQWPHFLSYTLSFVVIGSLWITHHRIFRYLKSHDGPLIWLNLLVLLCVALLPYPTEVMGEYGSRSFPVGLYAASMGVTSLSLNLLWFYARHDPRLVNEDLPVSARRFYPWRGLVTTVVFFASAPLAAIDPAMAQRSWALIALAIPIIYRLTRETE
- a CDS encoding nuclear transport factor 2 family protein; the encoded protein is MTASSATEPMTHERAQAFARRWAEEWNRKDVEAVLAHFAEEVEFTSPKAAATVGAATVRGKDALRAYWNAAIARIETIQFTIDHAVWDPASAALLIVYTAAINGQSNRAGELLQLNAAALAVRGEAFYGAALD
- a CDS encoding class I SAM-dependent methyltransferase, which codes for MDRSTDPKRLVEQGYDRIGASHHEWGSQVRKGEKARYAAIVFERLPAGAAVLELGCGSGSTTTARLAERFTLTGVDISARQIALIRERIPGATFLQADMAALDFAPASFAAVVAFYSIIHLPREEHAGLLQRIASWLRPGGLLVATMGAHSTAAGYEDDWLGAPMYWSHFDSATNRRLVEEADLRLLSAQEETAEEHGQPTTFLWVVAHKSEREAGAV
- a CDS encoding DHA2 family efflux MFS transporter permease subunit, producing the protein MAFTATRTRSMPSKWLTLLAVCLGLMMLMIDTFVVNIAFPAISRGLHAGLGEAEWTVSGYVLVMGVLPIAMGRLGDLYGRRRLYLLGLALFVGSSIACGLSQSIGALIVFRVAQGAGAAIMTPLTLSIVTHAFPAAQRGLAIGIWGGVSGLGLIAGPILGGLLVRGDNWRWIFFINVPVGLLAFVLALPFVPESRDETAPRGIDWGGLTLLSAALFLLVYGLTRANELGWGSPVLLGSLLGGAALLPVFVALERRVQRPLIELSLFRSRTFVIACLAAFLFNAGVFGSQPYSSLLLQNTWGFSPLEAGFAFVPATALVALMTPVSGMLGQRLGGRLRLVMIAGSLLVAVSALYLLRLDVRSGYADTFLPAFVIRGAGIGLFIAVTSLAVMSAVPVAKAGLASGTLTMARQIGTSLGVALLGGVYLNHVDGALSGASSGAPQQAAVRRAAEHFLPAGTGAAQAAARQAIVDGFVRVSLFVALLSVAAALAAVFIRHRAASDPAPESAPAAWMPSAVAADPLPAAVLD